One Solanum lycopersicum chromosome 2, SLM_r2.1 genomic region harbors:
- the LOC138342177 gene encoding protein DOG1-like 3, whose protein sequence is MTTSFNNNVSDKEAQHSCFEEWMELQQQDLLELIHNSDSSSSSSTSNTSASSDFNLKQLIEKSIKHFQEYIDTRRHLACSDVTAYLAPTWCTTLESSMLWISGCRPSSYIRLLYAMSGKEFESHLSNYLQGNRSGHLSGLLTVQLNSVDELQRKTIRQEDQLSNKLASLQEEIADQPFAIIANEVGNPGEICREAEEALDRHAKFLVNVVEEADKLRMVTLKELINILSPLQAVDFLIASKKLHLCVNAWGKKRDHQHGRNRETKQERNTCPTLSGLKN, encoded by the coding sequence ATGACGACTTCCTTCAATAACAATGTAAGTGATAAAGAAGCTCAGCACTCGTGCTTCGAAGAATGGATGGAGCTCCAACAACAAGACCTCTTGGAGCTTATTCACAATTCCGACTCCTCGTCATCGTCCAGCACCTCTAACACTAGCGCCAGCAGTGACTTCAACCTAAAACAACTCATTGAGAAATCCATcaaacacttccaagaatacATTGACACCCGCAGACATTTGGCGTGTAGTGATGTCACTGCCTACCTTGCACCAACTTGGTGCACCACGCTAGAAAGCTCCATGCTTTGGATCTCCGGATGCAGGCCTTCCAGTTACATCCGTCTCCTTTATGCGATGAGTGGCAAAGAATTTGAATCCCATCTCTCCAACTATCTCCAAGGCAATAGATCCGGACACCTCAGCGGGCTCTTGACCGTGCAGCTGAACTCAGTGGATGAGTTACAGAGGAAGACAATAAGGCAAGAAGATCAGTTATCAAATAAGCTCGCCAGCTTGCAGGAGGAGATAGCTGATCAGCCATTTGCCATTATCGCCAATGAAGTGGGAAATCCTGGTGAAATATGTCGTGAAGCAGAGGAGGCCCTTGATAGACATGCTAAGTTTTTGGTGAATGTTGTAGAAGAAGCTGATAAGCTGAGGATGGTGACTTTGAAGGAGCTGATCAACATACTGAGTCCACTTCAAGCTGTGGATTTTCTCATAGCTAGCAAGAAGCTCCATCTTTGTGTCAATGCTTGGGGTAAAAAAAGAGATCATCAGCATGGGAGGAACAGAGAAACAAAACAAGAGAGGAACACATGTCCAACTTTATCTggtcttaaaaattaa